The proteins below come from a single Chryseobacterium capnotolerans genomic window:
- a CDS encoding Crp/Fnr family transcriptional regulator: MKNINNYLAKVLNVPLQSVNTCSLHYEVKKIPKNQFLLQYGEICRHIFFVEKGLLKMYSIDKNGKEHIIQFAPESWLISDRSSLYFNEKSNYYIEAVEDSEVLFLHPDFFNKLVEQFPNSIERSDFLLQKHIRSLQNRINSLLGETAEERYMKFIKMYPDLLLRVPQWMIASYLGITPESLSRVRKELARKNFVPDNK; encoded by the coding sequence ATGAAGAATATTAATAATTATTTAGCCAAAGTTTTAAATGTTCCCCTTCAAAGTGTGAACACCTGCAGCTTGCATTATGAAGTGAAAAAGATCCCTAAAAATCAGTTTCTTCTTCAGTATGGCGAAATATGCAGACACATATTCTTTGTGGAGAAAGGACTTTTAAAAATGTATTCCATTGATAAGAATGGAAAGGAACATATTATACAGTTTGCTCCTGAAAGCTGGCTGATTTCTGACCGAAGCAGCCTTTATTTCAATGAAAAATCCAATTATTATATAGAAGCGGTAGAAGATTCGGAAGTATTGTTTCTACATCCTGATTTCTTCAATAAGCTGGTAGAGCAATTCCCAAACAGCATTGAGCGTAGTGATTTTCTGCTTCAGAAACACATCAGAAGCCTTCAAAACAGAATTAATTCCTTGCTGGGAGAAACTGCAGAAGAAAGGTATATGAAATTCATTAAAATGTACCCGGATTTGCTTCTCAGGGTTCCCCAATGGATGATTGCCTCTTATCTTGGCATTACTCCTGAAAGCTTAAGCCGCGTAAGGAAAGAGCTGGCAAGAAAGAACTTCGTTCCGGATAATAAATAA
- the ytxJ gene encoding bacillithiol system redox-active protein YtxJ, giving the protein MSFFDKIFGGNNNETSDQKSFWKNIKSDEDLEKAIESSYQHKIAIFKHSTSCFISKTVLRNFEKEVENSDQKVEIYYLDLLAHRSISNKIAEDFGIRHESPQLIVIENGKPFNSASHQDISLSQIV; this is encoded by the coding sequence ATGAGTTTTTTTGATAAAATATTCGGCGGAAATAATAATGAAACCTCTGATCAAAAATCTTTCTGGAAAAATATAAAGTCTGATGAAGACCTGGAAAAAGCCATTGAAAGTTCTTATCAGCATAAAATAGCCATTTTCAAGCATTCTACAAGCTGTTTTATCAGCAAGACTGTATTGAGGAATTTTGAAAAAGAAGTTGAAAATTCTGATCAAAAGGTTGAAATATATTACCTCGATCTATTAGCTCACCGATCTATTTCAAATAAAATTGCTGAGGATTTTGGGATAAGACATGAAAGTCCACAGCTGATTGTTATTGAAAACGGAAAGCCCTTTAACAGCGCTTCGCACCAGGACATTTCTTTAAGCCAGATCGTATAA
- a CDS encoding DUF1569 domain-containing protein: protein MYVFNNGIPRNMPTFQKLIVNFECDFDESKTNLLKTLEEFREACKNRKLPDRHRLFGNMTEKDWEFLEYKHLDHHLKQFNV from the coding sequence ATGTATGTTTTCAATAACGGAATTCCCAGAAACATGCCTACTTTTCAAAAACTAATCGTTAATTTTGAGTGTGATTTTGATGAATCAAAGACCAATCTACTGAAAACGCTGGAGGAATTCCGGGAAGCCTGTAAAAACAGAAAACTGCCGGACCGCCACAGATTATTCGGAAACATGACTGAAAAAGACTGGGAATTTTTAGAATATAAACATCTAGATCATCACTTAAAACAATTTAATGTATGA
- a CDS encoding YfiT family bacillithiol transferase: MSNLEKKKFPIGSFEAPENICDTTLDTYIKAIKDFPGRLKNLIEHFSDEQLDTPYREGGWTVRQLVNHIADSHANSFIRFKLALTEDNPTIKPYDEAKWAELQDSIHMPIKPAMRMIKGTHQRWTILLKSLTNKQFERTFHHPEHNKNYNLRDNLALYVWHCNHHFAHIENLKKEKGW, translated from the coding sequence ATGAGTAATCTTGAGAAAAAAAAATTCCCCATAGGATCATTTGAAGCACCGGAAAATATCTGCGATACAACTTTAGATACCTATATTAAAGCCATTAAAGATTTCCCGGGCAGACTTAAGAATCTTATTGAACATTTCTCAGACGAACAGCTCGATACCCCATACAGAGAAGGAGGATGGACTGTAAGGCAGCTTGTCAATCACATTGCTGACAGTCATGCCAACAGTTTTATCCGCTTTAAGCTGGCTCTTACTGAAGACAATCCCACCATAAAACCTTATGATGAAGCCAAATGGGCTGAACTTCAGGATAGTATTCACATGCCTATTAAACCGGCTATGAGAATGATAAAAGGAACTCATCAACGATGGACAATACTCCTTAAAAGTCTTACTAACAAACAGTTTGAAAGAACTTTTCATCATCCTGAACATAACAAAAATTATAACTTGCGAGACAATCTTGCTTTATATGTCTGGCATTGTAACCATCATTTTGCTCATATTGAAAATCTGAAGAAAGAAAAAGGTTGGTAA
- a CDS encoding DEAD/DEAH box helicase — translation MSFESLGLSHNIIRSVKKLGYLKPFPIQEQAVPVILQGKDLMGIAQTGSGKTACFVMPILEKLQNAEAKKGRNIQVLILVPTRELAIQIDEVFRAFTENLKREIRTMAVYGGVSINPQMKGMFGVEVLIATPGRLLDLIDHNALSISEIQHLVIDEADKMFQLGFGEEMNKLFALMPVVKQTTLFSATLNDKVAEMKERLSIHPTIVEIKKEEVEIDNIEQFAYHVSPENKGPFLRYLIKEKKVEKALIFVSSTRSADNLVEKLKKNKIKAVAIHSQKSQGARRNNLEEFKSNGAQILVATDLIGRGIHIDYLPCVINYELPRSPLDYIHRIGRTGRAHEKGVAINILTDDELQHFRVIQKKMGKKVTLERTEGINLHGY, via the coding sequence ATGTCATTTGAATCGTTAGGATTATCACACAATATTATTCGATCCGTTAAAAAACTGGGGTATCTGAAACCTTTTCCCATTCAGGAACAGGCCGTACCTGTTATCCTGCAAGGGAAAGACCTGATGGGGATTGCGCAGACTGGTTCCGGGAAAACGGCTTGTTTTGTAATGCCTATTTTAGAGAAGTTACAAAATGCAGAAGCTAAAAAAGGGCGTAATATTCAGGTATTGATATTGGTTCCTACCCGTGAATTAGCGATTCAGATTGACGAGGTTTTCAGAGCATTTACAGAAAATCTGAAGCGAGAAATCCGCACAATGGCCGTTTATGGAGGGGTGTCTATCAATCCACAGATGAAAGGAATGTTTGGAGTAGAAGTGCTTATCGCAACTCCAGGACGTTTATTGGATTTAATTGATCACAATGCATTAAGTATTTCGGAAATTCAGCATTTGGTTATTGATGAGGCAGATAAGATGTTTCAGTTAGGCTTTGGTGAAGAGATGAATAAGCTTTTTGCTTTAATGCCTGTAGTTAAACAAACCACTTTATTTTCCGCTACTTTGAATGATAAAGTTGCTGAGATGAAGGAACGCTTATCTATTCATCCAACGATTGTTGAAATTAAAAAAGAGGAAGTTGAAATTGATAATATCGAACAATTTGCTTACCATGTTTCTCCTGAAAATAAGGGTCCTTTTTTAAGATATTTAATTAAGGAGAAGAAAGTAGAAAAAGCTTTGATATTTGTTTCTTCCACACGATCTGCAGATAATCTAGTGGAGAAACTTAAAAAGAATAAAATTAAAGCAGTAGCCATCCACAGTCAGAAATCACAAGGCGCCAGAAGAAATAATTTAGAAGAGTTTAAATCTAATGGAGCCCAAATTTTGGTAGCTACAGATCTGATCGGCCGCGGAATCCATATTGATTACTTACCTTGTGTGATCAATTATGAGCTGCCAAGGTCACCTTTGGATTATATTCACCGTATTGGTAGAACAGGCCGTGCTCATGAAAAAGGAGTTGCGATCAATATTTTGACGGATGATGAATTGCAGCATTTCAGGGTTATCCAAAAGAAAATGGGAAAAAAAGTAACTTTAGAAAGAACAGAAGGGATTAACCTACATGGTTATTAG
- the pncA gene encoding bifunctional nicotinamidase/pyrazinamidase → MKKALIIVDVQNDFCEGGALAVPGANEIIPYINLLMEENEYDQIILTQDWHPAGHKSFASSNGRNVGDSIILNGVPQFMWPDHCVQGTFGAEFHKDLNQSKVTHIVQKGKNIEIDSYSGFQDNNHFMKTGLDDFLKYHDIQLVEIAGLAMDYCVKFTAQDAVANGYITCLHFNGTKAVNVKPENGRDAIYDMIEKGVTVLG, encoded by the coding sequence ATGAAAAAAGCATTAATAATAGTCGATGTACAGAACGATTTTTGTGAAGGCGGAGCATTGGCAGTACCAGGAGCAAACGAAATTATTCCATATATCAACCTTTTGATGGAAGAAAACGAATATGATCAAATCATCTTAACCCAAGACTGGCACCCTGCAGGGCATAAAAGTTTTGCAAGCAGCAATGGAAGAAATGTTGGAGATAGCATTATTTTGAATGGCGTTCCGCAATTCATGTGGCCTGATCATTGTGTACAGGGAACCTTTGGGGCTGAGTTTCATAAGGACTTAAACCAAAGCAAGGTCACTCACATTGTACAAAAAGGGAAAAATATTGAAATTGATAGTTATAGCGGTTTCCAGGACAACAATCATTTCATGAAAACAGGATTGGATGATTTCTTGAAATATCATGATATTCAGTTAGTAGAAATCGCAGGATTAGCTATGGATTATTGTGTGAAATTCACTGCTCAGGATGCTGTAGCCAACGGGTATATTACCTGTCTTCATTTCAACGGAACCAAAGCTGTAAATGTAAAGCCGGAGAATGGCAGGGATGCTATCTATGATATGATCGAAAAAGGTGTAACCGTACTTGGATAA
- a CDS encoding sialate O-acetylesterase, translated as MIHSFLMIGQSNMAGRGYGKEVPSIYDEHIKMQRNGLWQIMSEPINFDRPSAGVGLAASFAASWRLDHQHEEIGLIPCADGGTSLDDWAVGGALFENAVSQARLAQRTSQIAGILWHQGENDCSPEKAEKYGDKFSVIVETLRQELNIPEVPLIIGGLGDFLSKGIFGQYFTAYPLVNQALEDFARTHANCYFVTSKGLTANADSIHFNALSQRILGVRYYKVFRTLKPLFDPQYDEENTLAKIYSRPYTQSERIKQVEHEFAMGNIEPTDFLSELAKLNGK; from the coding sequence ATGATACATTCTTTTTTAATGATAGGGCAGTCAAATATGGCTGGACGCGGTTATGGTAAAGAAGTTCCGTCTATCTATGACGAACATATTAAAATGCAAAGAAACGGATTATGGCAAATCATGTCCGAGCCTATTAATTTTGACCGTCCTAGCGCTGGTGTAGGCCTTGCAGCTTCATTTGCTGCATCCTGGAGGCTTGATCATCAACATGAGGAAATAGGACTAATTCCATGTGCTGATGGAGGAACCAGCCTTGATGATTGGGCTGTAGGTGGTGCTTTATTTGAAAATGCTGTATCACAAGCCAGATTAGCACAACGAACCAGCCAGATTGCTGGTATTCTCTGGCACCAGGGTGAAAATGATTGCTCTCCGGAAAAAGCTGAAAAATATGGTGATAAATTCTCTGTCATAGTGGAGACATTACGCCAAGAATTAAATATACCTGAGGTTCCTCTTATTATAGGTGGTTTAGGAGATTTTTTATCCAAAGGCATTTTTGGGCAATATTTCACCGCATACCCTTTAGTTAATCAAGCATTGGAAGACTTTGCAAGGACTCATGCAAACTGTTATTTTGTTACATCAAAAGGACTTACAGCCAATGCTGACAGTATTCATTTCAATGCCTTGTCGCAAAGAATATTGGGTGTCAGATATTATAAAGTTTTTCGTACTTTAAAACCTCTTTTTGACCCACAGTATGATGAAGAAAATACATTGGCTAAAATCTATAGTCGCCCTTATACCCAATCAGAAAGGATCAAACAGGTGGAGCATGAATTTGCAATGGGAAATATTGAACCTACAGATTTTCTGTCAGAATTAGCTAAACTGAATGGAAAATAA
- a CDS encoding TetR/AcrR family transcriptional regulator: MNTQQKIIEAAISVLNDNFSATLEDIAIHCGLNRRTLHRYFKSRNELLEACNKTMMEAWELAAIKACNSSEDPLVQLEQLLYAGIDSGTKYAFLIKLNDTRKSSSILHESEQSAVYFKTRDQLFDAIQRLQKEQVIDSQFPLPWIRILFTSVITATIMAFRSGDIAQNEVKKLAWTSFSRSIGLQISKK, from the coding sequence ATGAATACTCAGCAAAAAATTATTGAAGCCGCAATATCAGTTTTAAATGATAATTTTTCAGCAACACTGGAGGATATTGCGATACACTGCGGGCTGAACAGAAGAACGCTTCACCGATATTTTAAAAGTCGAAATGAATTACTGGAAGCATGCAATAAGACTATGATGGAAGCTTGGGAGTTGGCAGCGATTAAAGCTTGTAACAGCTCAGAAGATCCCTTAGTACAACTTGAACAGCTGTTATATGCAGGAATTGACAGCGGAACAAAGTATGCTTTTCTTATTAAACTGAATGATACTAGAAAATCCTCTTCAATACTACATGAAAGTGAGCAAAGTGCAGTCTATTTTAAAACGAGAGATCAATTATTTGATGCTATTCAGAGATTACAAAAAGAACAGGTGATAGATAGCCAGTTTCCATTACCCTGGATAAGAATTCTTTTTACCAGCGTAATCACAGCAACAATTATGGCATTCAGATCCGGAGATATTGCTCAAAATGAAGTAAAGAAACTTGCCTGGACTTCATTTAGCAGAAGTATTGGTTTACAAATAAGCAAAAAATGA
- a CDS encoding pseudouridine synthase: MSRDNNNSDRSKRPRISTKKSSDDSRASRSGNSSGSKPFKKPFSKDGARKGPEHSGSNSRFEKKPFKKNTGSFNSSSDDSESKSESRAYITNKSESYERKSFGKPKRGGKSFDTRDKYERGSLKYGRRPSNGDEKADDKTRSFVQKRRLNKIDKDIHKDSIRLNKYIANSGICSRREADELITQGLVEVNGKVVTEMGYQVQKTDRVVFDGQSITPEKPVYVLLNKPKGYISTTKDDKARKTVMDLVANASPYRLFPVGRLDRSTTGVILLTNDGHMTKKLTHPSFDAKKIYHVTLDKKLTGEDLRLIAEGIRLDEGVAVVDQISYIEGKPKNEIGIEIHIGWNRVIRRIFQRLGYEVESLDRVMFAGLTKKNIKRGHWRILSELEVNNLKML; this comes from the coding sequence ATGAGCAGAGATAATAATAATTCAGACAGATCAAAGAGACCAAGAATTTCAACCAAGAAAAGTTCTGATGATTCTCGTGCTTCCAGATCTGGAAATTCTTCAGGATCAAAACCTTTTAAAAAGCCTTTCTCTAAAGATGGAGCAAGAAAAGGTCCCGAACATTCAGGATCCAACTCAAGATTTGAAAAGAAACCATTCAAGAAAAATACCGGGAGTTTTAATAGCTCAAGTGATGATTCTGAATCAAAATCTGAAAGTAGAGCTTATATCACGAATAAAAGTGAAAGCTACGAAAGAAAATCTTTTGGAAAACCTAAAAGAGGAGGAAAAAGCTTCGATACTAGAGACAAGTATGAAAGAGGCAGCTTGAAATATGGTAGAAGACCATCTAATGGAGACGAAAAAGCTGATGATAAAACAAGATCTTTTGTACAGAAAAGAAGACTGAACAAGATTGACAAAGACATTCATAAAGACAGCATCCGTCTTAATAAGTATATTGCTAATTCCGGAATCTGCAGCAGGAGAGAGGCTGATGAGCTTATCACTCAAGGGCTTGTAGAGGTAAACGGAAAAGTAGTAACTGAAATGGGATATCAGGTACAGAAAACCGATAGAGTTGTTTTTGACGGACAAAGCATTACCCCGGAAAAACCGGTATATGTACTTCTAAACAAACCAAAAGGGTATATTTCTACTACTAAGGATGATAAAGCAAGAAAAACCGTAATGGATCTTGTTGCGAATGCTTCTCCTTATAGACTTTTCCCGGTTGGAAGATTAGATCGTTCTACTACAGGAGTTATCTTATTGACCAATGACGGACACATGACTAAAAAACTTACGCATCCATCTTTTGATGCTAAGAAGATATACCATGTAACGTTGGATAAGAAACTGACTGGTGAAGATTTACGTCTTATTGCAGAAGGAATTCGTCTTGATGAAGGAGTAGCGGTAGTAGATCAGATTTCTTACATTGAAGGTAAACCTAAGAATGAAATCGGAATTGAGATCCACATCGGATGGAACCGTGTTATCAGAAGAATTTTCCAAAGATTAGGGTACGAGGTGGAATCGTTAGATCGAGTAATGTTTGCCGGATTAACGAAGAAAAACATTAAGAGAGGACACTGGAGAATTCTTTCAGAACTGGAAGTGAACAATCTTAAAATGCTTTAA
- the aroB gene encoding 3-dehydroquinate synthase yields the protein MITILNDNFSQLNDFLHEKTFSKIFILVDENTHEYCLPVLLGNMETDLGFEILEIEAGEEMKNIQTANQLWEILTEMQADRKALVINLGGGVITDMGGFVASTYKRGIQFINIPTTLLSMCDASIGGKTGIDLMHYKNMVGTFAFPEQIFIYPKFLETLPFKELRSGFAEMLKHGLIADKAHWNQLIQIHKLDVEAVTPYIQNSMDIKQDVVEKDFHESNIRKTLNFGHTIGHAVESLCLQQGNPILHGEAVAMGMICEAHLAYLENLISEEDSKVIIENIQRYYPYLDISDFKDEDITALLLNDKKNVDSKINFSLLTNIGACNYDHQCSQKNILESLSFYRNLNNA from the coding sequence ATGATAACAATATTAAACGATAATTTTTCTCAACTCAACGATTTTCTTCATGAGAAAACATTCAGTAAAATTTTTATTTTGGTGGATGAAAACACACATGAATACTGCCTTCCGGTTCTTTTAGGCAACATGGAAACAGATCTTGGGTTTGAGATTCTGGAAATTGAAGCAGGAGAAGAAATGAAGAATATCCAGACCGCTAATCAGCTTTGGGAAATTCTTACAGAAATGCAGGCGGACCGAAAAGCATTGGTGATCAACCTTGGCGGTGGTGTGATTACTGATATGGGAGGTTTTGTAGCATCTACCTATAAAAGAGGAATTCAGTTCATTAATATCCCTACTACCCTGTTATCTATGTGTGATGCCTCTATTGGTGGAAAAACAGGAATTGATCTGATGCATTATAAAAATATGGTGGGAACATTCGCCTTCCCGGAGCAGATCTTTATTTATCCTAAATTTTTAGAAACATTGCCTTTTAAAGAATTAAGAAGTGGATTTGCTGAAATGCTGAAACACGGACTCATTGCTGATAAAGCTCATTGGAATCAGCTGATTCAGATTCATAAGCTTGATGTGGAAGCCGTAACACCTTATATTCAAAATTCTATGGATATTAAACAGGATGTCGTAGAAAAAGATTTCCATGAAAGCAATATCAGAAAAACCCTGAATTTCGGACATACCATAGGACACGCAGTGGAAAGTCTTTGTTTGCAACAAGGAAATCCAATTCTGCACGGAGAAGCTGTGGCTATGGGAATGATTTGTGAAGCACATCTTGCCTATCTTGAAAACCTTATTTCAGAAGAAGATTCAAAAGTGATCATTGAAAACATCCAGAGATATTATCCTTATTTAGATATCAGTGATTTTAAGGATGAAGATATTACGGCTTTGCTTTTAAATGACAAAAAAAATGTGGATAGTAAGATTAATTTTTCTCTGCTTACCAATATTGGTGCTTGCAATTATGATCATCAGTGCAGCCAAAAAAATATCCTTGAATCACTATCTTTCTACAGAAATCTAAATAATGCATAA
- a CDS encoding tail fiber domain-containing protein, producing MKKCTLLLLFLFFENTFQAQVGINTIDPNPSSVLDVVGSDKGILIPRIALTGSSDTMTVPSPANSLMIYNTASVNGIVPGYYYWNTTAGRWIKVLDDLTPIVMTGWSLTGNSGMVNGVNYIGTSDNVDVIFKRNNIVSGVLNTTNTIFGVNSLTANTSGLNNTAVGVNNLISNTIGSMNTAIGAEVLSSNKSGIQNTGYGYRALYSNLDGNNNVANGYFSLFSAKSTISNVGIGASSLRELVSGDYNIGIGGDAFRMIPGGRGNTAIGGSAGYNLNTANNYNTFIGFRAGAGLVSGKANTIIGANVSTLPASLSNNVIIADGDGNRRINIDQNGNIGIGTNEPKFPLDIRLKTSSWPLTVSSLTYYGISPDSGSPDGILTTYPNYTNDIGAFNTNTSIYADGNIISVGKLSVAQTSLFSDKRIKNIIGKSDTAKDLTTLKKLVVTDYLMKDEAVYGRKEFKKVIAQEVEAVYPQAVSKNNVKTFIPNIYQSAQQNDAVFTFEKPIAISKEDKFLKIFDETGEIILRIKNSTPKSITVHLEGKKLKGKLFVYGTEVTDLRTVDYDALSMLNISATQELVKKIEALENENKMLKKSNMEMQQTQTIFEERLKRLESSFAKQR from the coding sequence ATGAAAAAGTGCACATTGCTGCTGTTATTTCTTTTCTTTGAAAATACTTTCCAGGCCCAGGTGGGTATTAATACCATAGACCCTAATCCTTCTTCTGTACTTGACGTTGTAGGTTCTGACAAAGGAATCCTAATCCCCCGAATCGCACTGACCGGAAGTTCAGATACCATGACAGTACCGTCTCCTGCCAATTCTCTAATGATTTACAACACCGCTTCCGTAAACGGAATCGTTCCGGGATATTATTATTGGAATACAACTGCCGGACGATGGATAAAAGTATTGGATGATTTAACACCTATTGTGATGACAGGATGGAGTCTTACCGGAAATTCCGGTATGGTAAACGGAGTTAATTATATAGGAACTTCTGATAATGTAGATGTTATTTTTAAAAGAAATAATATAGTATCCGGGGTATTAAATACAACGAACACAATATTTGGCGTAAATAGTCTGACAGCCAACACATCCGGCCTTAATAATACTGCAGTGGGCGTCAATAATTTAATTTCAAATACCATAGGAAGTATGAATACAGCCATAGGAGCGGAAGTGTTGAGCAGTAATAAATCCGGAATACAGAATACGGGTTACGGATACCGGGCTTTATATTCGAACCTGGATGGTAATAATAATGTGGCCAATGGTTATTTTTCACTTTTTTCTGCTAAAAGTACCATAAGTAATGTGGGTATTGGAGCCAGTTCGCTTAGGGAGCTGGTATCGGGTGATTACAATATAGGAATAGGAGGAGATGCTTTCCGAATGATTCCGGGAGGAAGAGGAAATACCGCAATTGGCGGATCTGCAGGATATAATTTAAATACAGCTAATAATTATAACACTTTTATTGGTTTCCGGGCTGGTGCAGGACTTGTTTCTGGAAAAGCAAATACCATTATAGGGGCCAATGTAAGCACATTGCCTGCTTCTCTTTCAAATAACGTGATCATTGCCGATGGGGATGGAAACAGAAGAATCAATATTGATCAGAACGGAAATATTGGTATTGGTACGAATGAACCGAAATTTCCGTTGGATATCCGGTTAAAGACCAGTTCATGGCCTTTGACAGTATCAAGTCTTACATATTATGGGATAAGCCCTGATTCGGGATCTCCTGACGGAATACTGACTACCTATCCGAATTATACCAATGATATTGGGGCTTTCAATACGAATACGTCTATTTATGCAGATGGAAATATTATATCGGTAGGAAAACTGAGTGTAGCACAAACCTCTCTTTTTTCAGATAAAAGAATTAAAAATATCATAGGAAAATCAGACACTGCAAAGGATTTAACGACCTTAAAAAAGTTAGTTGTTACCGATTATTTGATGAAAGATGAGGCTGTGTATGGGAGAAAAGAATTTAAAAAGGTAATTGCTCAAGAAGTGGAAGCAGTATATCCACAGGCAGTTAGTAAAAATAATGTAAAAACTTTTATTCCCAATATCTATCAGTCTGCTCAACAAAATGATGCGGTTTTTACCTTCGAGAAACCTATTGCTATTTCTAAAGAGGATAAATTTCTTAAAATTTTTGATGAAACCGGGGAAATTATATTGAGAATTAAAAATAGTACTCCTAAGAGTATTACAGTACATTTGGAAGGTAAAAAACTTAAAGGAAAGCTCTTTGTTTACGGAACTGAAGTAACAGATCTGAGAACAGTAGATTATGATGCTTTATCTATGCTGAATATTTCTGCAACTCAGGAGCTGGTAAAAAAGATAGAAGCGTTAGAAAATGAAAATAAGATGTTAAAAAAATCGAATATGGAAATGCAGCAAACACAAACCATCTTTGAAGAACGCTTAAAACGTCTGGAATCGTCATTTGCAAAACAGAGATAA
- a CDS encoding porin family protein, translating to MKKLILGLAVTAGTLAFAQQTPSSNPVSFGVKGGMNVSSLSKNNSLDDQKSKIGFNAGVFANIPVASSFSIQPEVLYSQYGEKSDYKLGNTTISNSTKLDYITVPVMFQYNALPNLYLEAGPEFGFMVSAKNKVKNESTGQSSTTENFKDDLNTFNFGIGLGAGYYFTPNFGITARYVAGLTDIAKDRPSGSDAIRNNVFQVGLAYKFR from the coding sequence ATGAAAAAGTTAATTTTAGGATTAGCAGTAACTGCAGGAACATTAGCATTCGCTCAACAGACACCTTCTTCTAATCCGGTATCATTTGGGGTAAAAGGAGGAATGAACGTTTCTTCATTATCAAAAAATAACAGTCTGGATGATCAAAAATCTAAAATCGGATTCAATGCTGGTGTATTTGCCAACATCCCGGTAGCCTCTTCATTCAGCATTCAGCCAGAGGTATTGTATTCTCAGTATGGAGAGAAGTCTGATTATAAATTAGGAAATACAACCATCTCAAACTCTACCAAACTAGATTATATAACAGTGCCGGTAATGTTCCAGTATAACGCACTTCCTAACCTTTATTTAGAAGCTGGACCAGAGTTCGGTTTCATGGTAAGCGCTAAGAACAAAGTTAAGAATGAATCTACAGGACAGTCATCTACAACGGAAAATTTCAAAGATGATCTGAATACATTCAACTTTGGGATCGGTTTAGGAGCAGGATATTACTTTACTCCAAACTTTGGAATCACTGCCAGATATGTTGCAGGTTTAACGGATATTGCGAAAGACAGACCTAGCGGATCTGATGCGATCAGAAACAATGTATTCCAAGTAGGATTAGCTTATAAATTTAGATAA
- a CDS encoding porin family protein, whose product MFLGLALVAGTFSFAQKTSSNTASSSPVRFGIKAGLNVSSFTDSDSKSKAGFYGGVFANIPVAQDFSVQPEVLYSGMGAKSSANSDLKANLDYISVPVMFQYNALPNLYLEAGPQFSFLMSAKAKYNSNSMDIKDGLKTFDFGLGLGAGYYFTPNIGVNLRYVAGLTDINKDRPGGTDSTKNGVFQVGLSYKF is encoded by the coding sequence ATTTTTTTAGGCCTAGCATTAGTAGCAGGTACTTTCTCTTTCGCACAAAAAACTTCAAGCAATACAGCATCATCTTCTCCAGTTAGATTTGGAATCAAAGCTGGTCTTAACGTTTCTAGTTTTACTGATAGTGATTCAAAATCAAAGGCTGGTTTCTATGGTGGAGTATTTGCTAATATTCCAGTAGCACAAGACTTCTCTGTTCAGCCAGAAGTACTATACAGTGGTATGGGAGCAAAATCTAGCGCAAATAGTGATCTTAAAGCTAATCTAGATTATATCTCAGTACCAGTAATGTTTCAGTACAATGCACTTCCTAACCTATATTTAGAAGCAGGACCTCAATTCAGTTTCTTAATGAGTGCAAAAGCAAAATATAATTCCAACTCTATGGATATCAAAGACGGATTGAAAACTTTTGATTTCGGACTAGGTCTTGGAGCTGGTTATTACTTTACTCCTAATATCGGAGTTAACTTGAGATATGTTGCAGGATTAACAGACATTAATAAAGATAGACCTGGTGGTACAGATTCTACCAAAAATGGAGTATTCCAAGTTGGTTTATCTTATAAGTTCTAA